The nucleotide sequence GAGCCGACGCAGGAATTCCCTGTCTCGGAAGGAGTAGGTCTTGGGCACCCTCATCGGCGCGGCAGCCGCCGTCATCATCGGGCTCGCGACGGCCGCGGGCGGGAGTTACGCGCTGACGAACACCGCGGACCCGGACGCCGCACCCCAGGTGCAGGCGAAGATCAAGGAGCAGTTCAACCCGAACTCGAGCCCCGAGCACGTCATTTACGGCAACCGCTGAGCCGGTGTCCGAGCTCGCTTCCGACCACGCCGTCCGGGTCGTCGGGCTCTACGGCGACCCCACCGTTTCCTGGAGCATCCTCCTGGAAGCGAAGCTGTCTTCGTTGCTGACGCCGGAAAAGGCGCGGATGCGGCTGGCGGTCGCGGTCGAAGAACGGCCGTGGCTCGGAGCCGCTCCCGAAGTCGTGGCCGTCTCCGGCGAAGAACTTCCGGCCGTTCGCGATCGGTTCGCCGAGACGTCGTACGAACGCGGCGCGCCGTTGCTCCGGGTCGCGGTTGGCGTCGACGAACCCGTCGTGCTGATCGCCGCGCACCACGGCGCCCTCGACGGTCTCGGCCTGCTCGCCGTCCTCGGGCTGGCCCTCGACATCCCGATCTCTTCCGCCGCCAAGGGAATCGGTGCGCGCACGGCCGATCGGTCGTTTCTCGTGTCCGCCTTCCAGCGTCTCGCTGAAGCGCTTTTCGCGCCTCCGGCGAGAATCACCCCGGAACGGGCCGAAAGTCGCTCAGGAGACGTGTTCAGCGCGCGGATTCTCCCCCGCTCACGGTTCGGTTCTTCGGCCTTCGCGGCGGCCGCCGCCAACCTGACCGAGACGTGGAACGCCCGGCACGGTGAGGAAGCCGCCAGGGTGGTGGCCGCGGTCGGCGCGTCCTGGCGAAGTGGGGCCGCGCCCGAACCCTTGCACGACAGCGCATTCTTCCGGTTGCGGCTCGGCGGGAAACCCACGGTCGCCGAAGTGGGCGCGCTGCTGGCCGCTCAGCCACCGGAACCCGATTTTCCCGCCCGCAGCAGCAGGATCGCCCGGCTGGGCACCCGGCTGCTGGCGAGCAGGCTCGGTTCGACCTATCTGGTTTCCAATCTCGGCGTCGTTTCGGCGGCGGACGCGGTCACGTCGATCGCGTTCTATCCCGCCGCCAGCGGCCGCTCAGGCGTGGCGTTCGGCGCGGTGACCGTCGGCGAGACGAGCACCGTCACCGTGCGCGCACGCCGCAAGGACTTCGACGACGCCGCCACGGCCGACCTGGCCGACGGGCTCGTGGATGCCCTGTGGCGTCTTGTTCTTAGGTGAACCCGCGTCCGCGATCGACGTCGGCAGGGCGCGAGCTGGCCTTTCAGGTCGCGAGATCGTGAAGGCGCCCTGCCACCGCGATGGCGGGGCCTTCGGCCGGGGCGGGTTCACGCCTATGGTCACTTTGCGGACGAACCTCAGCTCCGCCAACAGGCGTCAGTACCCTGGGATGGGGGATGGCCACCCCGGCCACGTCGCGCACGAGTGATTCGAAGCGGTTCACGCTGTGCTCCCAGTCGAACAGGCTCGCCCAAGTGATACCGGCCTTGCCCATTTCCGTCCGCCGTACCCGGTCGGCGAGCAGCCCTTCCACCTGCACGGTGAAATCGGCGAAATCGTCGGCCAGTAGGCCGGTCTTGCCCTCCACGATGGACTCGGCCACCCCGCCCGCCGCCCGGTAGGCCACCGACGGAACACCGTGCGCGGCGGCCTCCATGATGACGATTCCCCAGCCTTCCTTGACCGACGGGCAAAGGTGCAGCCAGGAGCGTTCCAGGATCTCGTGCTTCTCGGCTTCGTCCACCCAGCCGTGCAGCCGCACCCGGTCTTCGACGCCCCGGTCGCGGGCGTGCTTGCGCAAGACCTCTTCCCATGGGCCCTGGCCCACGATCTCCAGCTTCAGCGTCGGCCAGCGCCGGCTCAGTTCCGCGACGACGTCGATCGCGTGCTCGATCCGCTTGTGCGGCACCAGCCTGCTGACCGCGACCAGCGTCGGCTCGGTTTCGCGGACCGCCTTGCCACGCGGGGGAGTGTCCAAGCCGTTGGGGACCACGGTGATCCGTGAGCCTTCGATGCCGAGTCCGGCCAGTTCGCCCTTGGTGATCTCGGAAACCGTGGCGTAGCGGCAGTGCCGGAACAGCCACGGCGCCAGCCGCGACTCGATCCACCAGCCGACGCGGCCCAGTGTCTCGCCGAGCGCGCTGATCCACTGTTCCTTGTGGACGTGGTGCACCAGCACGAGAACCGGACAGGCCGCGACGAGCCTGGCGAAGAACGGCATCCCGTTCTGGACGTCGACGACGAGGTCGGCGTGCGCCTTCCGGATCGCCCGCAGCGCGTGGAGATAGACACCGAACTTGTTGCCACGGCGGCGATAGCGGACACCGTCGCGCCATTCCCCGGCGTTCGCGCCCGGGTACGCGGCGCACTGGATTTCGACCCGGTATCCGGCTTTGGCGAGCCCCTCGGCCATCCGCTCGACGTACCGCTCGGAGCCGCCGCCCTCCGGATGCCCGGTGTCGCGCCAGTTGACGAGCAGCACACGTGGCCTTTCCATCGTGGTTCTCCCAACCTGTTAGCGACAATGCTAGGTTACCGGTGCGTACACGGTAGAGGAATCATTCTCGGAAAGCGATGGTTCGATGGTCGGTAATCGGTCGGTGACCCCAGAAACGATGCCTCATCGCGCCACTTTGCGCAGATCGGTGACGTTGTTCCGGGCCTTTCTCACCGAACAGACGGATCCGGACGGTTTCTACTCGGTGCTCGCCGAAGACTCGGTCCGGCAAGTGGCGCAGCACACTCCGTTGAACGGCCGAACCATCGTCGACGTCGGTGGTGGGCCCGGCTATTTCTCCGACGCGTTCCGTGCCGCCGGAGCCACGTATCTCGGCATAGATCCCGACGTCGGAGAGCTGACGGCGCGGGGAGAGGCCGGTGAGAACATGGTCCGCGGCAGCGGCACGAAACTGCCGGTGCGCACCGCGTCCGTGGACGTCTGCTATTCGTCGAACGTCCTCGAGCATGTTTCCGAACCCGAGGTCATGCTCGCCGAGATGTGCCGGGTGGCCAAACCCGGCGGCACGATTTTCGCCTCGTTCACGCCGTGGTATTCGCCGTGGGGCGGTCACGAGACGGCACCATGGCATTTCCTCGGCGGTCACTACGCCCGGCGCCGGTATCTCGAAAAGAACGGCAAGGAGCCGAAGAACAAATTCGGGGAGAGCCTTTTCGCCTTTTCGGCGGGCGCGGCCATCCGGTGGGGGAAGGCCGCGCCGTACGCCGATCTGCAGGAGGTCTACCCGCGCTACCACCCCTCCTGGGCCCAGTGGATCGCGCACGTCCCCGGTATCCGGGAAGTCGCGTCGTGGAACCTCGTGATGGTGTTGCGCAAGCGTCAGTGACGCGAGGGGGCGGGGCGCCGCTTCACCAGCAGGAAGACCCCGAGCGCCAGGAAGGCCGCACCGCCGATCCCGAGCACGATCGGCCCCGTGCTCCCGATGAAGTCCAGCTTGCCCTTGTTCTCGTCGACCTGCTTGACCATCGCGTCGACGGTCGCGTCGGTGAAGGCGAGCGTGCCGTCGAAGACGACGGTGGGCGTGGGATTCGCGGCCGACCGCAGTTCCTGGTGCGACCGCTGTTCCTGCTTGACCTGGATCCCCGTCACCGGCTCGATCCAGCTAGTGATGGTGCCCTGGTAGAACTGCCCCGCCTCGACGGAGTCGCCGGTGGCGCCGATGAGCGAGCCCGGCACCTTCTTCGTCGAGATCTTCGTGGCGGGGATCTCCTGGACGAACTTGTAGACCTCGACGCCCTTGATCTCCTCGACACCCTTGAACCGGGCCTGGACGGCGCGGCCGGTGTTGTCGTCGTAGACCTGGTAGTCCTTCTGTTCGGTGCCGAAGGGGAACTTGAAGTTCAGGCCGGGCTGCGGCTTGTACTCTTGGACCTCCTCGGGCTTCTCGCCCTCTTTTTCGGGCTTCTCCTTGAGTTTGGTGACGAAGCTGCTGTTGGCCGAGCACTTCGCCTCCTGGTCGCCGCCCGGCGGGACGTAGCCCTCCGCGGTGCGGCGGTCGAAGCAGACCTGGCGTTTGCTCGCGCTGACCACGGTCTGATCACGGGTGTCGACCACCGAGACGGCCATCAGCCATACGGCGACGTCCGTGCCCTCCCGCATCTCCGGTGGCGAGAAGTTCGCCACCACGCGGGCGGTCGCCTTCAGCTTGGCGTTGTCACGGATCTCCGTGACGGTCTTGCCGCCTTCGGTCTTCACCGCGAGCACCTTGGACGCCGTGCCTTCGAGGACGGACGTCGATTCCTGGTTCAGTGGCACCTTGGCGAGTTCGGGCTTCACGTAGGTCGGCAGCAACACCGCGCCGGCGACGGCGAACACCCCTAGTGCCAAGAAGATCAGGCTCAACGCTCGACGCAACGGTCCTCCTGGTCAGTACACATTACCCATCGGTAATCAGTCGCCAGATACTGGCTCCTCGGCAGGGCAGCGTCAAAGGTGTGACCGACGGTCACAGGCACCACGTGCGACCGGAAGGCGGTACGCGTGCCGCCATTCGGCCCAGGCAGCCAAACATGTTTGTTCCCGGGAACAACGTGAGCGGGACCACCATCGGACGACTTCCGGTGCGTGGAAAGGAACTTTGTGCCGCAGGACCCGAACGATCCCCGCGCGCTGGACATCGGCGCGTACTCGGATTCGATCACCGACGTCGAGCTCCGCGACGCCGTCGCCGACGTCGCCGCGCTGCTTTCGTCGCACGGCAACGTGATCCGTGATCTCGACGCCAGGAGATCACGGTGGCGCCCCGGACGGCGGTCCCCGCATCCCGACATCGTCCTGTCTGCGGCCGGAAGACGTCCACAGTGGACGAGATCCGCGAACCCCGAGGTGACCCTGCCGGTCGCCACGACCGCGCGTGGCCGGACCCTCGCGGTGCGGCTCACCGCGCGTCCCGGTCTCGGGCACACGCTGCTGGACCTCGCGAGGATCATCGACGCCGACATGGCGCCGGAACGGAAAAGTTAGGCGTCGTCCGCCAGCCGGACCGCCTCCAGCGCGACATAGAGCTCGCCGACGTCGACCGGGTCGGACAGGTCGCGTCTGGTCAGTTCCTGGACGCGGCGCAGCCGGTACCGGACCGTGTTCGGGTGGACGATCAGACGGTCCGCGGCCTCCTTGGCCGAGCCGTGTCCGGCGAACCACGCGACCAGCGTGTCGAGCAGGACCTGCCGCTCCGGCTTGGGCAGCACCATGAGCCCGGCCAGTACCGAGCGCAGGACGTCCCGCGACGTCTCCGGCGCGCTCGCGACCAGTGTGGTGACCGGGGAGTCGCCGAAGACGGCGACCCCGGCGGCGCCGGTGGTCAGCGAGCGGCGGGCGATCCGGGCCCGGTGGACCGCGTCCGGTACTTCGAGGAACCCGTTGAACGGTCTGCTCATGCCCACCGCCAGCGGCAGAGTGCCCAGCACGTCGCGCAGGCGCCGGACGTCCTCGACGCGGTCGATCACGACGAGGCCGACCTCGGCGCCGGGCCGCCAGGCCGACTTCCAGCGCCGGGCTCGCAGCAGGGCTTCGACGCCGGGCCGTTCATCCGGCTCGATGGGTTCGGTCACGACGGCGACGAAGGTGCCCGCAGTCGGAAGGTCGAGTTCTTTGGCGGCGTTCTCCAGCTCGGCCTGGGTGGCGAACCGGCCGTGCAGCAGA is from Amycolatopsis lurida and encodes:
- a CDS encoding glycosyltransferase family 4 protein: MLLVNWRDTGHPEGGGSERYVERMAEGLAKAGYRVEIQCAAYPGANAGEWRDGVRYRRRGNKFGVYLHALRAIRKAHADLVVDVQNGMPFFARLVAACPVLVLVHHVHKEQWISALGETLGRVGWWIESRLAPWLFRHCRYATVSEITKGELAGLGIEGSRITVVPNGLDTPPRGKAVRETEPTLVAVSRLVPHKRIEHAIDVVAELSRRWPTLKLEIVGQGPWEEVLRKHARDRGVEDRVRLHGWVDEAEKHEILERSWLHLCPSVKEGWGIVIMEAAAHGVPSVAYRAAGGVAESIVEGKTGLLADDFADFTVQVEGLLADRVRRTEMGKAGITWASLFDWEHSVNRFESLVRDVAGVAIPHPRVLTPVGGAEVRPQSDHRREPAPAEGPAIAVAGRLHDLAT
- a CDS encoding class I SAM-dependent methyltransferase, which produces MTLFRAFLTEQTDPDGFYSVLAEDSVRQVAQHTPLNGRTIVDVGGGPGYFSDAFRAAGATYLGIDPDVGELTARGEAGENMVRGSGTKLPVRTASVDVCYSSNVLEHVSEPEVMLAEMCRVAKPGGTIFASFTPWYSPWGGHETAPWHFLGGHYARRRYLEKNGKEPKNKFGESLFAFSAGAAIRWGKAAPYADLQEVYPRYHPSWAQWIAHVPGIREVASWNLVMVLRKRQ
- a CDS encoding DUF3068 domain-containing protein produces the protein MRRALSLIFLALGVFAVAGAVLLPTYVKPELAKVPLNQESTSVLEGTASKVLAVKTEGGKTVTEIRDNAKLKATARVVANFSPPEMREGTDVAVWLMAVSVVDTRDQTVVSASKRQVCFDRRTAEGYVPPGGDQEAKCSANSSFVTKLKEKPEKEGEKPEEVQEYKPQPGLNFKFPFGTEQKDYQVYDDNTGRAVQARFKGVEEIKGVEVYKFVQEIPATKISTKKVPGSLIGATGDSVEAGQFYQGTITSWIEPVTGIQVKQEQRSHQELRSAANPTPTVVFDGTLAFTDATVDAMVKQVDENKGKLDFIGSTGPIVLGIGGAAFLALGVFLLVKRRPAPSRH
- a CDS encoding PucR family transcriptional regulator codes for the protein MGTEALATPAPREQRVLMQAMLTRLPEFSDRLAQLLSDEDEFYHQVDSTAPDELRKVCRANLERALTALVEGRGLPLDAARKTGLAQARRGIPLPSVLRAFRIGGIFVYERLLELAGPGFINPARTVEINSNVWKTIDLYSDALTTAYSEVAAELSHEKLALLDGLLHGRFATQAELENAAKELDLPTAGTFVAVVTEPIEPDERPGVEALLRARRWKSAWRPGAEVGLVVIDRVEDVRRLRDVLGTLPLAVGMSRPFNGFLEVPDAVHRARIARRSLTTGAAGVAVFGDSPVTTLVASAPETSRDVLRSVLAGLMVLPKPERQVLLDTLVAWFAGHGSAKEAADRLIVHPNTVRYRLRRVQELTRRDLSDPVDVGELYVALEAVRLADDA